In Natranaerobius thermophilus JW/NM-WN-LF, the genomic stretch GAGGAAGTATTCTCTTTCCTGATAAATTGGCCGGTGCTAGTAAAGTTTATAAACCAAATCATTATGAAGTAGCAAATGCAATTGGAGCTGCTATTTCACAGGTAAGCGGTGAAGTTGAACGAATCTATAATTTAAGTGATATGTCGAGGGAAGAAGCGGTTGAACAGGCAAAGCAAAAGGCCATTTCTGAAGCTATCAAAGCTGGGGCGGCAGAAGAAACTGTAGAAATAGTTGATGTTGAAGATGTGCCTTTAGCATATCTTCCTGGCAATGCTACTAGGATTAAAGCAAAAGCTGCGGGAGATTTATTAATTGAATAATCAAAATCATAATCATATTTAAATTAAGTTAGTTTAATATCCCCCTCTGGGCGGTGACAGTCAGTTAATTAGGCTTATGACTGTATCGACTCTATAGGGGGATTTTATAATTTTGCGTAGTAAAAAATATTTTATTAGTTAAAGTGAAGTTTAGACTTGCTAAATATAAAATAACTTCTATATAATAGTTATAGTGTTTAACTAAATTTGGTGTAAAAGAGGTGTGAGTTATGGGGGCCAATGAAGCTAAAAAAGGGGTTTTTCTAGGATTATCAGCTTATATTCTCTGGGGATTACTCCCTCTTTACTGGGATTTATTAGACCAAGTGCCGGCTGAACAAGTTCTTGCTCACCGAATATTTTGGTCTTGCTTTTTTGTTGGATTTATTGTGTGTATTAATAAAAACTGGAGAATGGTAGGAAATATTTTTAAAAGTAGAAGGAATTTGGCCATAACTTTGTTGGCCGCTGTTGTTATCAGTGCGAACTGGTTCACTTACATTTGGGGAGTTCAGGCCAATAGGGTAGTAGAAGCTAGTATGGGATATTATATAAATCCTTTAGTAGCTGTGATGTTAGGTGTATTGGTATTAAAGGAAAAATTGAGTACCACTAAGAAAATATCAGTTGCCATTGCCACCCTAGGTGTATTAGTGATGACATTCAGTTATGGACAATTTCCTTGGGTCGCATTAGTGCTGGCATTTACTTTTGCGTTTTACGGATTAATAAAAAAGACTATCCCTGTCGATCCTATACCGGGGTTGTTTTTGGAAACAGCTATTTTAGCACCAATTGTTTTAGCATACTTAACTTTTCATGAAGTTCAAGGGACGGGAGCCCTAGGGGACGCTCCTTTACATCTGATTTTATTGTTAATGGGAGCAGGGGTGGCCACATCAACACCGCTACTTTTATTTTCCATGGCGGCAAGGAAAGTAAAATTGTCAACTGTAGGGTTTATGCAGTACATTTCTCCTACCCTTAGCTTGTATTTAGGGGTATTTATTTTTAATGAACCCTTCACATCAATTCATTTATTTACTTTTGGCTGCATTTGGATTGCCCTAGCCTTATATACCTGGGATAGTGTTAAAACCTATAGAGAAAGTCGGAATATGAAAGCAGAAGCTGTATCTTCTACATCAAATTATGATTAGTCGATTAGTCTGAAAAAAGGAGCGGAGTAATTATGGCACAAGGCGTTATTTTTTCTATTTTAGCAGGGATATTTGTAACAGTACAGGGAGTTTTTAATGCCAGGTTAAGTGATCAAATAAATTTTTGGCATACTAATACCTGGGTCCATGGGACTGGATTTTTGGTAGCTCTTACAATGCTAATGATTCTAGAAGGAACTCCCAATTTTTCGAATATGACCAATGTAAAGCCTCATTATCTTTTGGGTGGAGTTATGGGAGCAATAATAGTATTTAGCGTAATGAAAGGGGTAAGTGTCCTAGGAGCCAGCTATGCCATCACGCTGTTATTAATGGCTCAAATTGTATCAAGCTTAATAGTCAGTGTTTTTGGGCTCTTTGGAGACCCGACGGTAAACCTTTCGATAACCCAAATACTCGGTCTTGTAATGATGGTTGCAGGAGTTTTACTGTACCAATTGTTTTAATAAGTTATACCTTCAAAGTTGTATGGTATTGAACTTTTTCTGGAAAACTAAAATTAAATACCCATCCACTAGATAATTAAGTTGTGTTATTTTATTTGGAAAACTTTGGAGGTATAACATGAACGAAATTCGTTATGGTCTACTTAAAGAAAGAACTAGGATAGAACTTGGTTTTGCTACCATCCATGGCCTGACAGTGGAAGAATTAGAGGAACATTTGTCAATTACAGACCGCAATCAAGAGAGAATTTATTTTGATAAAGTTTTGATTGAAGATGCTGAGGAGAGTGTTTCTGTCTACGGGGAGTTTGATGTCCATAAAGCACCTTACCAAGTAACGTTTCATGAAATGTCAGCTACGGTAATTGTAAGTTGGCAACTCAAAGATGAACTTTACGCTTATAATGGATCTTTAGGCCCGGAACTTCATCAAGATGGATCAGCTACATTGAAACTTTGGTCTCCTAGTGCAGATAATGTTTCCGTTATTTTATACGATCGCTATGACCAATATAAGATCGTAGCAAATAGTATTGATATGACTCGCGGTCAGCGCGGTGTATGGGAAGTGACATTAGATCAAAGGAATACGGGAATTCATGACTTAACCGGTTATTATTATCACTATAAAATAAAACGTTGTGATGAAGTCGTGACTGCCCTAGACCCTTACGCCCCTTCTATGGCAGCTTGGGATAGCAATCAAGAAAATAAACTTAGAATTGGCAAAGCTGCCATTGTGGATCCATCTTCAATAGGGCCAGAGTTAGATTTTGCCCGTATCGAAGGGTTCAAAAAACGGGAAGATGCAATTATCTACGAAATCCACGTCCGTGATTTTACTTCTGATCCATCCCTTGACAGTGAATTGGAATCTCAGTTCGGGACTTTTTCTGCCTTTATTGAAAAACTTGATTATATTAAAAATTTGGGTGTTACACATATTCAATTACTCCCGGTGATGAACTATTACATTGTGGATGAACTTAATAATGATCAGCGCTTCATGGAGTACTCCTCAGCCCACAATAACTATAATTGGGGTTATGATCCCCATAACTATTTTTCTTTAACAGGTATGTATTCAGAAAACCCCGAAGACCCAAAGCAGCGGATTAGAGAATTTAAAAATCTGGTAAATGAAATTCACCGCCGTGGCATGGGTGTGATCTTGGATGCAGTTTATAATCACACAGCAAGGGTTCATATTTTCGAAGATTTAGAGCCTAATTATTATCATTTTATGGAAGCTGACGGGACACCTCGTACTAGTTTTGGAGGCGGTCGTCTGGGTACAACACATAAAATGGCTCGGCGCATTGTTGTGGATTCAATTTTGTACTGGGTTAAAGAGTTCAAAGTAGATGGATTTCGATTTGACATGATGGGTGACCATGACGCAGAAACTATCCAGATGGCTTACGATAAAGCTAAAGAGATTAACCCTGAAATTGTCATGATCGGTGAAGGTTGGTTGACTTTTGCCGGAGATCAATTAGATCCTGAAGTACCGGCGGCAGATCAACACTGGATGCAATTTACAAATAGTGTTGGTTGTTTTTCCGATGAGTTTCGTAATGAATTAAAATCAGGTTTTGGAATGGAAGGTGAGCCTCGCTTTATCACTGGAGGCGGTCGTCATATTGGGAAAATTTTTGATAATTTAAGGGCGAACCCTCATAATTTTAAGGCAACTAACCCTGGAGATGTAGTTCCCTATATTGCGGCTCATGACAATTTAACCCTGCACGATGTAATTGCATTTTCCATCCAAAAAGATCCCGAATACCATCAAGAAGAAATTCAAAAACGTATTCGACTGGGAAATCTCATGACTCTGACTGCCCAGGGAACATCTTTTCTCCATGCAGGCCAAGAATTTGGGCGTACAAAACAATTTCGT encodes the following:
- the rarD gene encoding EamA family transporter RarD — translated: MGANEAKKGVFLGLSAYILWGLLPLYWDLLDQVPAEQVLAHRIFWSCFFVGFIVCINKNWRMVGNIFKSRRNLAITLLAAVVISANWFTYIWGVQANRVVEASMGYYINPLVAVMLGVLVLKEKLSTTKKISVAIATLGVLVMTFSYGQFPWVALVLAFTFAFYGLIKKTIPVDPIPGLFLETAILAPIVLAYLTFHEVQGTGALGDAPLHLILLLMGAGVATSTPLLLFSMAARKVKLSTVGFMQYISPTLSLYLGVFIFNEPFTSIHLFTFGCIWIALALYTWDSVKTYRESRNMKAEAVSSTSNYD
- a CDS encoding DMT family transporter codes for the protein MAQGVIFSILAGIFVTVQGVFNARLSDQINFWHTNTWVHGTGFLVALTMLMILEGTPNFSNMTNVKPHYLLGGVMGAIIVFSVMKGVSVLGASYAITLLLMAQIVSSLIVSVFGLFGDPTVNLSITQILGLVMMVAGVLLYQLF
- a CDS encoding pullulanase, whose product is MNEIRYGLLKERTRIELGFATIHGLTVEELEEHLSITDRNQERIYFDKVLIEDAEESVSVYGEFDVHKAPYQVTFHEMSATVIVSWQLKDELYAYNGSLGPELHQDGSATLKLWSPSADNVSVILYDRYDQYKIVANSIDMTRGQRGVWEVTLDQRNTGIHDLTGYYYHYKIKRCDEVVTALDPYAPSMAAWDSNQENKLRIGKAAIVDPSSIGPELDFARIEGFKKREDAIIYEIHVRDFTSDPSLDSELESQFGTFSAFIEKLDYIKNLGVTHIQLLPVMNYYIVDELNNDQRFMEYSSAHNNYNWGYDPHNYFSLTGMYSENPEDPKQRIREFKNLVNEIHRRGMGVILDAVYNHTARVHIFEDLEPNYYHFMEADGTPRTSFGGGRLGTTHKMARRIVVDSILYWVKEFKVDGFRFDMMGDHDAETIQMAYDKAKEINPEIVMIGEGWLTFAGDQLDPEVPAADQHWMQFTNSVGCFSDEFRNELKSGFGMEGEPRFITGGGRHIGKIFDNLRANPHNFKATNPGDVVPYIAAHDNLTLHDVIAFSIQKDPEYHQEEIQKRIRLGNLMTLTAQGTSFLHAGQEFGRTKQFRHRDYQGWVDDLPANSTFMTNKDGEPFNFPYFIHNSYDSSDAVNKFDWQKATNIEEYPMNVMTREFTRGLIKLRRSTDAFRHGTISEIDEHVKMIHAPEIHDHDLLIGYRTESSDETEEYLVFVNADERERELTVTDYDLARGEVIVDSNEAGTEEVKEPSGFELTSDGIRIDPLSAVIIRL